CCATGAGAAAAAATTAGCAGTGTTGTGCCAAAGAGAGCAGCAAGAAAGAGACAGCCACAGGATTCAGCCACTGATGGCATCTACCTGCTCCTCTTTCTCTGCAACTATCAGCAATCACAGCATTCAGGTACTTGTCCTCTTCAATAAATTCTACTGCCAATCCTTGATGGTTGTGCATCCCATGGTGTGTTACATCATCTGGAACATGCAGGTGGATATCACTGGATCTGAATCAGTTGGAAGGAGCTCAGCAAATTTTAAGTAATTAGAGGTGTGTAAATAGTTGTTTTGGGCCTATTCAACATTTTTTTTGCTGTCAGGCACTGATGGAGTTGTGATTGGCTTGATTTGTGACAAATAAATATGGGTCTCCCATATAGTTGTGCATGCTATTGGTTCCTTCAGATATATGTCTTACACTACTTGCAGCATTCCTATGTTGGTCTTCAtttacatgatgatgatattgTAATATGTAGAAGCATATCTATCACTGTTAACACAGGTTTGTTGTTAACAGTGATAGATATGCTTGTACATCATGGGAAGAGTAGACACCTCAATTTGATCCTAAAACACCAATGGAATCCCAGTGTTGTTTAGAGTATGCACTGTGATTCTATTTGTAGTCTACCTGAGCACAGAATCCATTattctcccttttcttttttctattttctagAAAGGAAATGCTTAGGATAAATTTACATCTTTGAAGAACTCATCATTCTCAATGAATGTACAATTACATACCTTCTATTCTCCTTCATTCTTCTCGGTAGAGTTATCCCCTCTGGACTGGATTATGTTGCCTGAGAAGAAACATGACATGATACTATTTAGTCCAGAAAACAACATATCAGAGCAACAAAGCTTTCTTAAACAGCATAATTAAAACTGTGACTTTTAGCAATTGTACCAGAGCAATGGACTGGACTTCATGTGCTATGCATCCATCATTCAATCAGGTCTGCTGGGATAAGAACATGTATGTTGATTACACTACCTTGTTGTCACTACCAAATTTATCATATGAGGAAATCAAAACAGCTAAGGTAGGAATTGTCATGATGGATGAGCATTTATGAAGGAGTGGTCAGAAGCACCTTTTAGTGTTACCTTTCATCCCTGATGTAAGAAAGAAATAGATGCTTTTTCACATCATGCTAAGAAATGTAGAAAGATGTTCAAGTCTCTTGCCAATTTAGTGTCTTGGGATCATTATGTGAAGTTTTGATCCTCCCcacatatattagatctattgttCCCTCTGAATAGCAGACAAGACTTGAGAAATGAAAATTACTTGAAGTTGAATCATGATTTCTCTAGGCAGATAAGTTGAGGACTGAAATCTCTCCAGTTGCATTGCCTCATCATCCAAGCCATTCCTATGATGTCAATTATATTGATTAAACCATAATAAAAGAGGAATCATGAGATGAGAAATTTGTGATCAAGATGGAGGGTCTGCACCTGTAAGAAGAGTTCATAGCTTGGCTGAACACCAGTTAACCACTTCTTTTCACACAACAAAACACCTGGAATGCCAAAAAGTACTGTTTTGCACCACATGACTAAAACTTGCTTCATCCAAAAATTGAAATTGGCATGTTAGCATGCTTGAACATAAAGGCATCACTGTGGAGTGGCACCATGATCTTTGATCTGTGTCCATAATTTGACACTACAGTGATACTCTATTAAAGCTGTTCCTAGTTCTTTAATTCATACATTTCCCAAGCATCATCATCAATACCAACATCATAAAAACACAATTTTCACTGATATAGGGGAATTACTGCAACAAATTCTGCATATTTCTCTCAAAACATGAAAAATGAAACTGCGATGCATGATCGGTGGGTCATCTTTACTGGTCTAATAAAAAAGGGTTGGGCTTACATTAGTATTCAATGGATAGGTGCCACAGGCGAAGATTAGCACACTCCACATCAGCACTCAGAAATGAAACACAAAGAAATCACTGAAACCTATACAAGAAATTACCTCAAATGTGAATTATAGGATCAATTTTACAAATGCCTCATCGATATTTTTTCTATGGTCACAGCATGTACAAAAATATCAAATGCATAACAAACAGTGGAATCACCAAGGTAGGTGTAGAGTGCCATAGCCCTCATGAGCTAGCAAAAACTCAATACCAGAGCCTCTTTTGGAGTAGAAGTGACTCGAAGAATAGCCTGAGCACTCAAAGGTGTCAGCTTCGCGTGGCAAAAAGCCTCCCAGGAATCAGCATCCACCAACTCAAGAGAATCTTCATTTGGAGAGACATGAGAATTAACATATATGGTTTGCAGTTGCATGGCAAGTGCCCGAGCAGCCTCCCTTGATTCAGGAAGTTGGTCGCTGAGTTGAGATGCTGCGATTTGGATAAGCTTATCAATTCCATATGCTCTAATTCCTTCCATGCCCTGTAAAGAACAAATTTTCTCCATCAAACATTAATGCTATGCAAATTCAAAGTCACGTAAGAATAGGTTAATGCAATAGCATATGCATACCAATCATGACAAGGTTTCTGTACCACATGATCAAGGTTGCTATCATGTGCTTGCTACATGATTGAGAACACTGAAATAAGTTATCACCTATGTAGTTTGACTCATAAAAGTACCTTCTTTCAAACCCATCTTCTAATATCAGTCAACTGCATAGTTCAATGTAGAGCCACATCAACCTTGTTGCTGTCTCATATCACAGGCTTCCAGCAGAAACTAACAAATAACAGACTTTTTTCTCCTGGTTATTATCCTTAATTTTGTTATAGCTGTATGCCCTTTACTGGTTCATATAATAGGCTTCtagcaaattttctttttttctcatggTTATTTTCCTCAAATCTGCAAAAGCTACAAATCAAATCGACCTTTTCTTAGTTAAGGAACGCTGTAATGAGAAACGTGCAACACATAACTGATAATAAAGCCCACACGAAGATCCCAAGAACAAATCTTTTGAAGAACATTCAATCATAGGCTAAAGTTTGCTCTTCTCATGGTCTATAGACACAACACAACTCAAAATTCCTTCATGGGGTGTTGACAAAAGTCATCACTGCAATATAATCTTTGTGGGATACAGATCACTTAGTTATTAAGCTTGTTAAATAACCAGAAGAGACACATTAGTTTATAAAATAACTACTTCATGGGTTGTTTCTTTTCTAAATGAGATAAATTTGACATTCCATAAGACTTAATTCAGTTTATCTAAGACTTCTCACATCCAGTTAGAATCTAGAGGACCAGAATCAACTTATTGTCTTTGAATTAATAATTCAAACAAAAAGCTAAATCTGATTAAAATTTACTTGGTGTCTTGAAGGTAAAGTTCTTCTAGAGAGAAATTTCAACAATATATTCACACCCAAACTTAcaaaatctaaaatataaattaaatatccCACAGCTGGTAGTTGGACCAATCAGCAACTGTGATTCTGGAAGGGTAGAAAAGTTCTTACAAGTCGAGGTACACTCCTGCTAAAACACATAGATGCTTTTGCTCGTATTCGAGGATTTCTGTTTGTAAGATGAGGCAGCAACTTTGGCAACAATAGCATAGGAGAGATCCAAGTTGTCATTGCTATTAGAGCTGCCTCAGCAGCTTCACATACAAAGCGCTTGTCTTGAGAGGATTTCAGTAGCAACTGGACAAGCTGAAGAATGATGTAGAGATGTTTTAGAGTATTTAATACATGGAATCAGCAGAAGATAAAATAACGGAGAAGACTAGAAACGGAACATACCAGGGGATCAAATGAGTCAATAACCATATCAGTGTAAGCCTTGAATATGTCAGCAGATGCCATGATTGCAGTTTTGCAGACAGCACTCCTGGGACTTCTCAGTGACTTCACAATAAGTGGTATCACAGCTCgtctataataaaaaattttggaAAAAGCAATGGGTAGGAAGATGATAAATGTCAGCTGACCAATGATTAATCTCTTATTTATACCAAAAAATGACTTCAGTCTATGATGATCCTTACATTGGATAAGATTAGTAAacttacatgatttcaagcagccTTTCCTTGTAATATATTGACAATTGGCGCACATTATTGAGTGCTTCACATACAGAAACCCAGTCTTTTGAGTCCAACCTAGCTAACAGTGTCTTCATAAAACAAAACAATGCCAGGAAGTTTAGTTTACATGTACTTCAGTATATCCATGTCGAATATGTTGGTAtactagaaaataataaataaacaagAAACTGTGAGGACCGGAACGTACATTAAAACTTGCATCCACATCTGGTAGATCTGCCAGATTTTCAGACTCGATGTACTCAACTTCTGTATTTCCTGTCTCTAGTCCGTTGCTTCCTGCATCACCGATATTTATAGGAGCAGAGAAAGGGGAAGAACTTTTTTTCTGCAATTCAGGAccattgtcattgatattttcAATGTACGACTTGGTTAAACTTCCTTTGCCCAATGCAGTATTCTTATCGAATCCAGTTGCTGGATGTACATTGAGATCTCCGAGGGCTTTTCCTGACATTTTCAGCTTATCAATCTGAATGAAGAAAATCTGTTAAGAATCAGATGCTACAAAATCAAGACTACATCCACTGCATTGCATGGAAGTAATGTGGCATACATGTGAAATAACTAGATTATATCTCACAATCAGTATAGGCTGTTCGAGCCCAGGTAAATTCTAAGCTGTAAACATCCAAAAATATCACTTAAAAAATCAGTTGCCACTAAAAGTGAACTAATTGCACATGAGCAATTCACAAATGTGACAGCAAAATAAACAAAGAAAAGTACAGGTAGTTCTTTTCTACTTTTTGGTACAAATGAAAAGGGACGGCGAGACTTAAGTCTATGCAAATTCTTATAAGAGTGTCTCTGGTTTTTGAGCATAGACACAGGTTCTCTACAAATTCCTTACAATCTTTTAAAATCTTAAGAGAGGGTACCCCTTCTCGCTCTATTCCACATGGATATTGGGTTCAGCCATCATTGAGTCTGCAGTGAGGTAGTGTTGATTATACTCTTTGCATGATGCCTATGGAAAATGATAGTGACTTCCATCATTTGTAAGCAGATATGCAGGAAGtttggaaaaaaaattaatattttcccCCTAGATCTTTGCCAGTCACACTGCTTAATATAGTATTTTAATGACAGATTCTGCATGTGCACCTTTGTAAATTGAAAGCATCATTAGAAAGGAAATCAGATGAAATGCCCTAATCCAAGTCACACAGGTCTCTGTCTCACATCTAGGCCTAATGTTTTATGTTTGCCCAGAATCATTTAGTACAGTAATTCGGTTAGGGATAACCCCATTAAGAGGAAATAACTATTGCTTTCTGTGGAATTCTGTCATTCAGTACTAGTAGTGATTAAAAAATAGATATAACACTATAAATCTAGAACAACACCGACTAACAAAGTATCAGCAGTTGATCACATGTATACCAGTATCGATCGCAAAAGTGTCCAGAAAACACTTGGGAGATGCAGACACATCTTCCACTACCGACATTCTAACTCGGAAACAGTGAGATCTCAAAATTTCAGAAGAAAGACTTCGTCTTTCTTTTGAGATCTGAACTACCTCTCCTAACCAATGACTCCAAATGGCGCAAGATCACAACGATTTCTCACTGTAGGGACCTTCACCAAACTCTGACATACAGAGGAAAGATGAAGCACCAACAACCGTTCTCCCTAGTAGCCCTTGCGCCCACCCCAACAACAGAGATCCACGCAAGATTCAAtggtaaaataaaaaaagaaatcaagaacACAAAATCGAAAGAAAAACCTACAACAAGAAGAACGGATCACGAAGAGATCTTGTATTTCGAGAGAGGAGGAACAGGCAAATGGGATCAGGGACCAATTCAAGAAGACCTTTCAAGAACAAATACAGACCAAATCCAAGTCTTTCCACCGCTTTAGGGTTGCAAAGCCACACAAGATTCCACTGAAGCAGAGGAcagtgagagaagaagaagaagaagaagattaccGGGCGAGGGGGCGAAGACGGCAGAGCGGAGGAGCGAGCGGCGTCGTTGGGTGGTATGTTTGGGGAGTATTTAAAGCTTCGCGAGACCCAATAAATATTGCTCCTACCCCATTTTCCCTGTGCCCTTCTCGCTTACCCGCCACGCGACGGCAACGACCGTTCTGCGGGTC
This DNA window, taken from Musa acuminata AAA Group cultivar baxijiao chromosome BXJ3-7, Cavendish_Baxijiao_AAA, whole genome shotgun sequence, encodes the following:
- the LOC135643344 gene encoding uncharacterized protein LOC135643344 is translated as MSGKALGDLNVHPATGFDKNTALGKGSLTKSYIENINDNGPELQKKSSSPFSAPINIGDAGSNGLETGNTEVEYIESENLADLPDVDASFNTLLARLDSKDWVSVCEALNNVRQLSIYYKERLLEIIRAVIPLIVKSLRSPRSAVCKTAIMASADIFKAYTDMVIDSFDPLLVQLLLKSSQDKRFVCEAAEAALIAMTTWISPMLLLPKLLPHLTNRNPRIRAKASMCFSRSVPRLGMEGIRAYGIDKLIQIAASQLSDQLPESREAARALAMQLQTIYVNSHVSPNEDSLELVDADSWEAFCHAKLTPLSAQAILRVTSTPKEALVLSFC